The Opitutaceae bacterium nucleotide sequence TACAACCCGTCCTTTCAGGGAAAGGATTTCGGACGTATCCATTGGGTGGCGACCCGACCTTCCAGCCAGGGACAAGGGCTGGCCAAGGCCTCCCTCGCCGCGGCCCTCAGGGTTTTGGCCGGACATCACCAACGCGCCTACCTCGACACTCAGACCCGGCGTATTCCCGCCATCTCCATTTACCTGGATGCCGGCTTCCGTCCGTTCTTCAAGAATGAGGCCGACCGCGCGCTCTGGTCGGCAATTGCCTACGACATGGGCAAGCCCCAGCACACCGACTGGATCAACGAAGCGGTGCTTGCCTGAAGCCGGGACATCCGCCGCTCTTCGGGTCCGGATTCATCCCATCGATCGGCGGGTCAGACTCTCACACTGCTCAAGAAAGGTCTGGGCGGCCGCGATCAATCGGGAATAGCGATGGTAATCGCCGGTCCACGAGTTTGGCACGCAGACCTTCCGAATAGCGGGTTGGCCTGCGGTGGCCTTGTCCGGAACAACCTCCAGGGAAAAACCCGGCTCGTTCCGGCTGACCACAAACTGACGGGGCCGGCCATTCTCGACCCGCTCGATCCGGATGAAGTGATCGGTCTCCATTCAGGAACCGCCCACCCCCGGGACAGCAAGCGGAGGCAGTTCGACCGGCTTCAGTTCTATCTTCGTCTCCGTCGTTTCCTCTTCAAGGACGGGTTCCGGGGGGACCGCCGGGAGCAGACCCTGCTCGGCCAGGGCCGCTCGTTGCTGTTGCTCAAAAGCCGCCATCGCCTCCTCCGGGGAAGGCGGAGGCACCTGCTCCAGCAAGGGCTTGGGCGCCTTGACCACACCGTCGACGCTCCGGATCGTGATCTCCTTTTCCGCCATCACATTGCGGATAAAATAGCTGATATAGCTGAACCCGACAAAAAGCGCCGCCACCACGGCAATGGTCGGAAGGATGGTCCAGATCAGGTTGGTCGAGCGACCCAGAACGAGAGGATGTCGCCTCGACCCAAGAGAGGTCGGTGGGGGTTTCTTGAAACTCATCACAGAATCAAAGTAAAAGCATAGGGAGACACCCGGCAATCTCAAGGGACATTTCGGCACCGGGTCGAAAGTCTCTGCGTCAGGTTGGGCAAAACGCCCTCGTTCCTCGCCACCCCGTCTCAAAAAGGCGTTTCCTTCTTGAGCCCATGAATTCTCTCAGGAAGATGGGAAAGAGCCTGGATCCGTCATGAACAGCCCGACCGCTTCACCCAAGACCATCGCCAAATGGCCGTTCTTTCTGGGCGACGCGGTTTTCCTTGCCGCCATGATCGCGCTTCTCGCCCTCGCCGATCGCCCGATTTCCGGCAGCGTGGCTGCGGCCGCAGTGGTCTGCCTGATCTGCGGAGTCGCCCTCACCCTGATCCCCTTCCTGATTGAGAATGAAAACCGCGTCCGCCTGGCCGAGACCAGCGGAAGCGCCTCCGATGGTCATCATCTTCGCAAACTCTCCGCCCTGGCCGAGCAGCTCAGCAATTCCGTATCGCGAAGCCAATCCTCCACCGAGCAGGTCGAGCGCGCCCTCACCTCGATTGAAGAGACCAATGACCGACTTGCCGACCTCGTCGAGAATCTCGGCCGGAACACCGAAACGGCGGCACCGTCCGGCCACGACCTGACACCGGTCCTCGAGGTGGTCTCCGGTCTGGCTGCGCGGCTCGAGACCGTCGACGGACGTCTGCAGGAGCTCGACCGGAAAACCGAGCACGCGGCACCGCCCGGGCACGACCCGACGCCGGTCCTCGAGATGGTTTCCGGACTGGCTTCGCAGCTCGACGGCATCGATCGACGGCTGCAGGAACTTGGCCGGACCGGATCCGTGACCCCGGACGACCTCAAGGCCGCCCTCGGCAGTCTGAGCCGGGAGATCGAGGCCAGGTGGCTCGCCTGGAAGGAAACCGTCCCCGTACCCCCGCCTGACCCATCCCCGGCAGACAATCCGATTCCCGGGTCCCCTGAGACCGCAGGCCCGGCTGAACCGGAATCGTCCCCCACGGCCACCGCTGCGGCGAAAACCGAACCCAGAACCAGGGAAGCGAAAACACGGGTTCGCCCCACCCCTCGGATCAAGCCGGAACCCAGGAAACCGGTCGGAGACGACCCGAATCACGATCTCGCGATGGAGATCCCCGAATCGA carries:
- a CDS encoding GNAT family N-acetyltransferase, whose amino-acid sequence is MPQNPSTNLPPVLGPAGYPIVMVRNNLDNLPDWTFPEGYGMRPMEPGDERLWEDIQRDAEPYFEVQPGLFLQEFGHDLENAWRRVFLITNPKGCSVGTMGAWYNPSFQGKDFGRIHWVATRPSSQGQGLAKASLAAALRVLAGHHQRAYLDTQTRRIPAISIYLDAGFRPFFKNEADRALWSAIAYDMGKPQHTDWINEAVLA